The sequence GTTTTTTTCCAGATACTTCTACGCGCCAACCTTGTGCTATTAATGCTGAGGCGACACCTGGCAATTTATCGAGTTCTATAAAATCAAAATTATCAATGTCATGATGCTGCTTTAAAAAAGCTAACTCACTTTGTTCAGCCGCTTTATCACGCAAAATAATGCGTTTTTGAGTTTGATCAACAATCGAGGGGTTGATGTTATCAGCAGCGATTGTAATGCCTGAATAATTAAATGAAACATTGTATCGGTATGTCTGAAAACTACGTGCACTTGATGGAATAAAAACCATACGCGCAAAAGTTGGTTTCATGTCAATTTGTTGCCAAGCTAATTGCGCAGGCCAATTTGCTAGCGGTAAATCAGGAATTCGAATGAGCTCTTGAATAAATGTTTCGATATCGCTTTCTAAAACTTCAATAGGGCCTTTTGTTCGAAATTCGGTGATCCAATGCCAGTATTTTGAAGAATCAAAAAGATTGATACAATCTTGATATATAAAAAACTGTTTAAGTAAAAAAGGAATTTGCGCAAGATCAATTCTTTCACCATCTTTTAAGATGAAGCCATCGAGTATCCATTTTTCATTTTGCTGGGTTAATTCAAGTTGAAACTGACACGTCGATTTACCACCCCACTTTAAAGGAGTAACTTGATCAGGGTTTAAGATACGATCTTTTTTTAATAATACAAAACGCCCTGTAGCACTAAGTTGTGGCAATAAAATTTCGTACAGAGATGACGAAATATCGGCCCGACTATGCCCTGAACTCCAAGGTGTTTGACTACTACTACGCGCCCCTATTCCGTTTAAGAAAGGTAAAAGCTCTTGATCAGCTAGATCAGAAAACAAAGGTAACATGTCATCTTCAAATCGAAGTTCTCTGATTTTACCCCACTGATCAGTGCCAAGGCGCTGTCGGTAGTAAAAGTAAACACTGGTTCTATTTTTTATTGATTCATGAGTCTCATGTGGCTCTACCAGATACCAGGCTTCATAATACGTAGAAG is a genomic window of Oligoflexia bacterium containing:
- a CDS encoding SWIM zinc finger family protein, producing the protein MSLAARCIANFDSTIRSRGAEYFQRGQVKLLSVEDKKWTFEVLSSSGSQYKIILAHNDAHTSLQAACECPYFESGLLCKHVWASILEADKQGLDQKVPRQHKLFVLHGLSLDDDDDDDEDDDGDSDSDENEDSDNGDSDADNDKDHPLALPVAESPKFERALPLSWNDRLKNMSAVDFNTTKESASTYYEAWYLVEPHETHESIKNRTSVYFYYRQRLGTDQWGKIRELRFEDDMLPLFSDLADQELLPFLNGIGARSSSQTPWSSGHSRADISSSLYEILLPQLSATGRFVLLKKDRILNPDQVTPLKWGGKSTCQFQLELTQQNEKWILDGFILKDGERIDLAQIPFLLKQFFIYQDCINLFDSSKYWHWITEFRTKGPIEVLESDIETFIQELIRIPDLPLANWPAQLAWQQIDMKPTFARMVFIPSSARSFQTYRYNVSFNYSGITIAADNINPSIVDQTQKRIILRDKAAEQSELAFLKQHHDIDNFDFIELDKLPGVASALIAQGWRVEVSGKK